ACCATCGCATGTTCATTCTGTTCAAGAACAAGAACGCCATGATCCTTCGCGAAGGTATAGTTCAAAATGGGGCGCGCTGACTCAGCCATCAGTTAATTCTCTAACGCACACTGGTTGCAGCGGCGTTGTCCATGAATTCACCAAGAATGTCATCCATACTTGAGCGGCCGCCTTGGCTCTTCATCATTTGCTGGGCACGCATCATGTCGTATTTCTCACCGGTCAGTGACCGGACATCATTCGCATTGCGCATGATTGTCGGGCGGATAAAAACCATCAGATTGGTTTTTTCCTTGGAGCGTCTATCGCTGCGGAAAGCGCGACCAAGAACAGGGATATCACCAAGGAAAGGAACTTTATCGACAGACACCTGCTCATCATCTTCAATGAGCCCTCCCAGAACGATGATTTCGCCATCATCAACCATGACTGTGGTTTCGATTTCTCTTTTGTTCGTGACCAGCTCCGAGAACGCCTCACTGACAGGACCGAACACACTGGAAACTTCCTGGCGAATGAACAGCTTAATTGTGTCTCCATCATTTATCTGAGGCTTCACCTCAAGTTGAATGCCGACATCGCGGCGCTCGATCTGGCGGAACGGATTGGTGTTTGCGCTCCCAAGCACTTCGCCGGTGGTGATCGGAATTTCCTGACCGACAATGATGCTGGCTGGCTCGTTATCCATCGTCATGATGGACGGTGTAGAGAGAACGTTAGACCCGACATCTTGATCCACAGCGTTCAGAATAACTCCAAAGAGCGTGCCTCCATCGGTTATGCCCGCCCCACCAATGGCAAAGCCATTCAACCCGAGAAGGCCGTTCAAGGCTTGATTCTGCAATTCCTCAACGACTGAACTGTCCTCGTCGCTGGACTCACGATCAGCCACAACGGCACCCGTTAAGGCAAGAATATTTGGAGCTGTGCTGGAATAATTGGCCACCGTAAACGGCACTTCGCTGCCGCGACTTCCCGACAAGATATACTGCACACCAAGCTCTCTGGCTGCTGTGTCTGAAACTTCCACAATAATAGCTTCGACAAGCACTTGAGACCGGCGGATATCGAGCTGCCGGATCACCCCGTCTAAGGCTTGTTGCATGTCAGGGTCTGCGCTGATCACTAGGGCATTGGTGCCATTGTCGTATGAGATGCTGACACGCGCTGCAGCCTCTTCAGGTGTTCCTGAACGACTGAGTGAAGCACTGATGCGCTCAAGCATCGGTGCAAGCGTTTCGCCATCAGCATGTTTCAGGTACACAACACGGACATCTTCGGTAGATTTATTGCCGTCATCCAACTCGCTGATGACACCTAACAATCGTTCCAAGACAACCGGATCGCCTTTCAACAAGAGTGTATTACTGCGGCCCACGGGGACCGCCGTAACATTTGCGCGCCCGCCATCCTCGCCGCGCTCCGTGCCTGCCAATCCCATAACAATGACGGCCATTTCTGATGCAGACGTATTCAACAACTTTACTGGAATGATGGTCGACATATCTCGGTCAAGCTCAGCCAGCACATCTTGGATACGGCTCATATTCGACGCGTAATCCACTACAATCAAAGACTGCGTGCCCGGCGTAGCAATCACCCTGCCCTTCTGGCTGGCGATTGGTCGCACGGTGTTGAGCGCCGTTGTGGTGTCAATATGGCGAAGCGTAAACACTTCGGTGACGAACTGATCACCTTCAAGGGAATCTCTGCCAACCGGATTAAAATCATCTGCGGCAGCTTCATCCGGAACAATCTTGTAAGCGCCGGAAGATGTAGGAACAGCGGTAAAACCGTTTACCCTGAGTGTTGAAAGAAACACGGCAAAGACGGTCTCAACATCAATCGGTTCACGCGAAATGACTGTTACCTGGCCGTTAACCCTGGGGTCAACAATAAAAGACCGGCCGGTTAGCATCGAGACATCGTCAATAAATGCTCTGATATCCGCATCCCGGAGATTTAAAACCTGCTCTTGAGCCCGCACGTAATCAGAGCTGGCACACGTCAACAAAGCAAACGCCCCCGCAGCGCTGATAAGTCGGAAAAAATATGGCTTCATTGCTGGACCGCCGTTCGGGAAAGTGTGACAGATTGAGGAGAACCATCGCGTTCTATATCTATCCGCGCGTCTTGCGCTCCGCTAAGTTCATCTAATACATCTTTTATTCTCTCAGCACTGACAAGCCGAACATCATTGACAGCAAGCACCACATCACCGGGCATAAGGCCAGTTCCGTTTAGAACCGCAGTCTGCCCAACTTCAGATATGTAAAAGCCGTTTATAGTGCCGGATTGTATTCTGGGCTGTAACCGGACAGAGCTAAGATAAGCTGAGAGTGACCGACCGGTTGCGTCGGCAAGGGGTGCAGCCCCTCCTACGACGGTAATGGGCTGCTGCGGCCTCAATGACGTACGCGCACTGTCCGGAACCAACAGCAGGCTTTCGCGTACGCCTGATCGGGATACGATAACCCGGTCTACACGCACCTGATCTAATACCACTCCAT
Above is a genomic segment from Rhodospirillaceae bacterium containing:
- the gspD gene encoding type II secretion system secretin GspD, whose product is MKPYFFRLISAAGAFALLTCASSDYVRAQEQVLNLRDADIRAFIDDVSMLTGRSFIVDPRVNGQVTVISREPIDVETVFAVFLSTLRVNGFTAVPTSSGAYKIVPDEAAADDFNPVGRDSLEGDQFVTEVFTLRHIDTTTALNTVRPIASQKGRVIATPGTQSLIVVDYASNMSRIQDVLAELDRDMSTIIPVKLLNTSASEMAVIVMGLAGTERGEDGGRANVTAVPVGRSNTLLLKGDPVVLERLLGVISELDDGNKSTEDVRVVYLKHADGETLAPMLERISASLSRSGTPEEAAARVSISYDNGTNALVISADPDMQQALDGVIRQLDIRRSQVLVEAIIVEVSDTAARELGVQYILSGSRGSEVPFTVANYSSTAPNILALTGAVVADRESSDEDSSVVEELQNQALNGLLGLNGFAIGGAGITDGGTLFGVILNAVDQDVGSNVLSTPSIMTMDNEPASIIVGQEIPITTGEVLGSANTNPFRQIERRDVGIQLEVKPQINDGDTIKLFIRQEVSSVFGPVSEAFSELVTNKREIETTVMVDDGEIIVLGGLIEDDEQVSVDKVPFLGDIPVLGRAFRSDRRSKEKTNLMVFIRPTIMRNANDVRSLTGEKYDMMRAQQMMKSQGGRSSMDDILGEFMDNAAATSVR